The Vulgatibacter sp. genome window below encodes:
- a CDS encoding radical SAM protein, which yields MSTGPLILKNLPEPRALEVLGSFGASEKEARRIWAASVKNRAHVHELKGLEQIRRVVMDQVQARCEAPRLEVVTRRTDPADGFTKYLFALPDGQRVETVRIPIFDTHYVVCVSSQVGCALACDFCATGRMGFKRNLEPWEIVEQVLAVREEADRPVRGVVFMGMGEPLLNYRNVIAAAQILSHPAGGAIDAKAITISTAGWVPMIRRFTEEGHNFRLAVSLTSAIPEKRVEVMPVERRWPLDELMAAVRDYAASRKTRAMLAYVVIKGFNTGREDAAALKELIGDVPVKIDLIDVNDATGTYLPPDADELEAFRDHLQILGCPVVRRYSGGKSIEGACGMLANVG from the coding sequence GTGAGCACCGGGCCCCTCATCCTCAAGAACCTTCCGGAGCCCCGCGCCCTGGAGGTGCTGGGTTCCTTCGGCGCCTCCGAGAAGGAGGCGCGGCGGATCTGGGCGGCGTCGGTGAAGAACCGGGCCCACGTCCACGAGCTCAAGGGGCTCGAGCAGATCCGCCGGGTGGTGATGGATCAGGTGCAGGCGCGCTGCGAAGCGCCGCGCCTCGAGGTGGTCACCCGCCGCACGGATCCGGCGGACGGCTTCACCAAATACCTCTTCGCCCTGCCCGACGGGCAGCGGGTGGAGACGGTGCGGATCCCGATCTTCGACACCCACTACGTGGTCTGCGTGAGCTCGCAGGTCGGCTGCGCGCTGGCGTGTGATTTCTGCGCCACCGGCCGCATGGGCTTCAAGCGCAACCTCGAGCCCTGGGAGATCGTCGAGCAGGTCCTCGCCGTGCGCGAGGAGGCAGATCGGCCGGTGCGCGGCGTGGTCTTCATGGGCATGGGCGAGCCCCTGCTCAACTACCGCAACGTCATCGCGGCGGCGCAGATCCTCTCCCATCCCGCCGGCGGGGCGATCGACGCCAAGGCGATCACGATCAGCACCGCGGGCTGGGTGCCGATGATTCGCCGCTTCACCGAGGAGGGGCACAACTTCCGTCTCGCGGTGAGCCTCACCTCGGCGATCCCGGAGAAGCGCGTCGAGGTGATGCCGGTGGAGAGGCGCTGGCCTCTCGATGAGCTCATGGCCGCGGTGCGCGATTACGCCGCCAGCCGCAAGACCCGCGCGATGCTCGCCTACGTGGTGATCAAGGGCTTCAACACCGGCCGCGAGGACGCGGCGGCGCTGAAGGAGCTCATCGGCGACGTGCCGGTGAAGATCGATCTCATCGACGTCAACGACGCCACCGGCACCTACCTGCCGCCGGACGCCGACGAGCTCGAAGCCTTCCGGGATCACCTCCAGATCCTCGGCTGCCCGGTGGTGCGCCGCTACAGCGGCGGCAAATCGATCGAGGGCGCCTGCGGCATGCTCGCCAACGTCGGCTGA
- a CDS encoding LTA synthase family protein: MQLGSAALHGARFVLATAGTSLVLVGIATLATGRSQRFLFAALDLALTLLLCVDLLHFRAFGDLPTVASLRFVGMAAAVGGAVVDLFRPIDLPLFAGLPLLLLPPGTGRRSSPRAAIALATVGVVLLLATFATAKHRRRYKGNAWFASYVGFAGYHATDLHAYASKLSRRLAGREEAANRVREFLGARTAQPLSERWAAAAGSNVIVVQLESFQGFGVGRTVGGQQVTPHLDALARESVHFTGFFEQTGFGRTSDAQFTANCSLFAVRDGAVVFEYPQNDFRCLPSVLKEAGYHTALFQPLGRDFWNSAVFDPRLGFEEVVSARDLEPDEIIGLGLSDRAFFRQLASRLERLPEPFYAFALSVTSHTPYADRKLPRSLELGELEGTRVGWYLHALHYTDAAFGELVGALGQSGLLDRSLLVVYGDHDGVTRQTGNLGDLLPLADDDAFAWAREEQRVPLYVRLPGGTVVEQRDEAGGQLDLAPTMLGLLGVPADGTVFLGTDLFAPVAGTRSVAFLDGSVITADRLAVPGGDCYGPGTALRREECAGLLSTWEPMLRASAEILDSNLVPMLVERQELLVDAEAE; the protein is encoded by the coding sequence ATGCAGCTTGGAAGCGCCGCCCTCCATGGCGCGCGCTTCGTCCTGGCGACCGCCGGCACGAGCCTCGTCCTCGTCGGCATCGCCACCCTGGCCACCGGCCGTTCGCAGCGCTTCCTCTTTGCGGCGCTCGACCTCGCGCTGACGCTGCTCCTCTGCGTCGATCTGCTCCACTTCCGCGCGTTCGGCGATCTGCCCACCGTGGCGTCGCTGCGCTTCGTGGGGATGGCGGCTGCAGTGGGCGGGGCGGTGGTCGACCTCTTCCGCCCGATCGATCTGCCGCTCTTCGCGGGCCTGCCCCTTCTCCTCCTGCCCCCGGGCACCGGCAGGCGCAGCTCACCCCGGGCGGCGATCGCCCTGGCCACCGTCGGTGTCGTGCTCCTCCTGGCGACCTTCGCCACCGCCAAGCACCGGCGCCGCTACAAGGGCAACGCCTGGTTCGCTTCCTACGTGGGGTTCGCGGGCTACCACGCCACCGATCTCCACGCCTACGCCAGCAAGCTCTCCCGGCGGCTCGCCGGCAGGGAGGAAGCGGCAAACCGCGTGCGCGAATTCCTTGGCGCCCGTACCGCGCAGCCGCTGTCCGAGCGCTGGGCCGCCGCCGCCGGCAGCAATGTGATCGTGGTGCAGCTCGAGTCCTTCCAGGGATTCGGCGTTGGAAGAACGGTGGGCGGCCAGCAGGTCACGCCCCACCTGGACGCCCTCGCCCGCGAGAGCGTCCACTTCACCGGGTTCTTCGAGCAGACGGGGTTCGGGCGCACGTCTGACGCGCAGTTCACCGCCAACTGCTCGCTCTTCGCGGTGCGGGACGGCGCCGTCGTCTTCGAGTACCCCCAGAACGACTTCCGCTGCCTGCCTTCGGTGCTGAAGGAGGCGGGCTACCACACCGCGCTCTTCCAGCCGCTGGGTCGCGACTTCTGGAACTCGGCGGTCTTCGATCCCCGCCTCGGCTTCGAGGAGGTGGTAAGCGCCCGGGACCTCGAGCCCGACGAGATCATCGGCCTCGGGCTCTCCGATCGCGCCTTCTTCCGGCAGCTGGCGTCGCGGCTCGAACGGCTGCCCGAGCCCTTCTACGCCTTCGCCCTCAGCGTCACCAGCCACACGCCCTACGCGGACCGGAAGCTGCCCCGCTCACTCGAGCTGGGCGAGCTCGAGGGGACGCGGGTGGGCTGGTACCTGCACGCGCTCCACTACACCGACGCGGCGTTCGGGGAGCTGGTGGGCGCGCTGGGCCAGAGCGGGCTGCTCGACCGCTCGCTCCTCGTGGTCTACGGCGACCACGACGGCGTTACTCGCCAGACCGGCAACCTCGGGGACCTGCTGCCGCTGGCAGACGACGACGCCTTCGCCTGGGCCCGCGAGGAGCAGCGGGTGCCGCTCTACGTGCGCCTGCCCGGCGGCACGGTGGTGGAGCAGCGGGACGAGGCGGGCGGGCAGCTCGACCTCGCGCCCACGATGCTGGGCCTGCTCGGCGTGCCTGCAGACGGCACGGTCTTCCTCGGCACCGATCTCTTCGCCCCGGTTGCCGGCACGCGCAGCGTCGCCTTCCTCGACGGGTCGGTGATCACCGCGGACAGGCTGGCCGTGCCGGGGGGGGACTGCTATGGACCCGGCACGGCCTTGCGCAGGGAGGAATGCGCCGGGCTTCTCTCCACCTGGGAGCCGATGCTGCGGGCCTCGGCGGAGATCCTCGACAGCAACCTCGTCCCCATGCTGGTGGAGCGCCAGGAGCTGCTCGTCGACGCGGAGGCCGAGTAG
- a CDS encoding RNA polymerase sigma factor, which produces MSTEAAAKLHSDDELVARFRDGQDRASFEELVRRHRNRVFALALRMVKNEEEALEIVQETFLSAFRKLPDFRGEAQFGSWVHRIAANFALMKIRHQKVVDGVEEPIETTDGKFRPDGHWDVYPTGMWGRRADDLVLDSELRDRLVSAVEKLPEVYRAVFMLRDFDGLSYDEIANTLQTTVPAVKSRLHRARLALREDLSSYFDAKEGA; this is translated from the coding sequence ATGAGCACTGAAGCCGCCGCCAAGCTGCACTCCGACGACGAGCTGGTCGCCCGGTTCCGGGATGGGCAGGACCGCGCCTCCTTCGAGGAGCTCGTCCGCCGCCACCGGAACCGCGTCTTCGCCCTCGCCCTGCGCATGGTGAAGAACGAGGAAGAGGCGCTGGAGATCGTCCAGGAGACCTTCCTCTCCGCCTTCCGCAAGCTCCCCGACTTCCGCGGGGAGGCCCAGTTCGGTTCCTGGGTCCACCGCATCGCCGCGAATTTCGCGCTGATGAAGATCCGCCACCAGAAGGTGGTCGACGGGGTGGAGGAACCGATCGAAACCACGGACGGCAAATTTCGTCCGGATGGCCATTGGGACGTCTACCCGACCGGCATGTGGGGCCGGCGCGCGGACGATCTCGTTCTCGATTCCGAGCTCCGGGACCGCCTCGTCAGCGCGGTCGAAAAGCTCCCCGAGGTCTATCGGGCCGTGTTCATGCTCCGCGACTTTGACGGGCTCTCCTACGATGAGATCGCCAACACCTTGCAGACCACCGTCCCCGCGGTGAAGAGCCGCCTCCACCGCGCCCGTCTCGCCCTCCGCGAAGACCTCTCCTCCTACTTCGATGCGAAGGAGGGCGCATGA
- the murJ gene encoding murein biosynthesis integral membrane protein MurJ, with the protein MSEQPQRKLLPDAPAPPLAAGTPPPKTAAPKMGARALLVSAATMLSRILGLVREQIFAVLLGASAFADAFVVAFRIPNLLRDLFAEGALSAAFVPTFTDAMRNRGREQAIRLANVVIGALLLIVGALTLLGIVFAPQLIAFMAPGFEQVAGKQELTELCTRIMFPFLPLVSLAAVAMGQLNAQEKFAAPALASAMFNVVAIAGGAFLFLAGFREEQAVIGWSIFTLLGGAAQLGVQLPSLFATGFSFRPALDWAEPGLKRIGRLMGPATIGLAATQVNIFVNTIFASQVPGAPSWLNYAFRLMQLPIGVFGVAVATIATTSLAKRAAERDLPGMQATLSSGLRLVAFLTVPSMVGLAALAVPIVRLLFQHGAFLPTDTVATAWATLMYATGLYAYAAVKVVAPAFYALDRSRIPLYGSLAAVGGNVFLNVTLFPYLSYKGLALGTAAAATLNFGVLLFMFRKVAGALDLPGLVTHFLRVLAAAVPCGLAAYVVNEQLAQRLGTETLLARILEVGLAVAAGGLVYLALCRLFRVAELDEVLAFVKRRRARRRA; encoded by the coding sequence TTGAGCGAGCAGCCGCAGCGCAAGCTCCTGCCGGACGCCCCAGCGCCGCCCCTCGCCGCAGGCACGCCGCCGCCGAAGACCGCTGCGCCGAAGATGGGCGCCCGGGCGCTCCTCGTCTCCGCGGCGACGATGCTCTCCCGGATCCTCGGCCTGGTGCGCGAGCAGATCTTCGCCGTGCTCCTCGGCGCCTCGGCCTTCGCCGACGCCTTCGTCGTCGCCTTCCGGATCCCGAATCTCCTCCGGGATCTCTTCGCCGAGGGCGCGCTTTCCGCCGCCTTCGTCCCGACCTTCACCGACGCGATGAGAAACCGGGGCCGCGAGCAGGCGATCCGCCTCGCCAACGTGGTGATCGGCGCGCTGCTCCTCATCGTCGGCGCGCTCACCCTCCTCGGCATCGTCTTCGCCCCGCAGCTCATCGCCTTCATGGCGCCGGGCTTCGAGCAGGTGGCCGGCAAGCAGGAGCTCACCGAGCTCTGCACCCGGATCATGTTCCCCTTCCTGCCGCTGGTCTCGCTGGCGGCGGTGGCGATGGGGCAGCTCAACGCCCAGGAGAAGTTCGCAGCGCCAGCGCTGGCCTCGGCGATGTTCAACGTGGTGGCGATCGCAGGCGGCGCCTTCCTCTTCCTCGCCGGCTTCCGCGAGGAGCAGGCGGTGATCGGCTGGTCGATCTTCACCCTGCTCGGCGGCGCCGCGCAGCTCGGCGTGCAGCTCCCCTCGCTCTTCGCCACCGGCTTCTCGTTCCGGCCGGCGCTCGACTGGGCGGAGCCGGGCCTGAAGCGCATCGGCCGCCTCATGGGCCCTGCGACCATCGGCCTCGCCGCCACCCAGGTGAACATCTTCGTCAACACCATCTTCGCCTCGCAGGTGCCCGGCGCCCCCTCCTGGCTCAACTACGCCTTCCGCCTGATGCAGCTGCCCATCGGCGTCTTCGGCGTGGCGGTGGCCACCATCGCCACCACCAGCCTCGCCAAGCGCGCCGCCGAGCGGGATCTGCCGGGCATGCAGGCGACGCTCTCGAGCGGCCTGCGCCTCGTCGCCTTCCTCACCGTGCCGTCGATGGTGGGGCTCGCGGCGCTGGCGGTGCCGATCGTGCGGCTCCTCTTCCAGCACGGCGCCTTCCTGCCCACCGACACGGTCGCCACCGCCTGGGCCACGCTGATGTACGCCACCGGCCTCTACGCCTACGCCGCGGTGAAGGTGGTGGCGCCGGCCTTCTACGCCCTCGACCGCTCGCGGATCCCGCTCTACGGATCCCTCGCCGCGGTGGGCGGCAACGTCTTCCTCAACGTCACGCTCTTCCCCTACCTGTCGTACAAGGGCCTCGCCCTCGGCACGGCGGCGGCGGCGACGCTCAACTTCGGCGTGCTTCTCTTCATGTTCCGGAAAGTCGCGGGCGCCCTCGACCTCCCCGGCCTCGTCACCCACTTCCTGCGGGTGCTCGCCGCGGCGGTGCCCTGCGGCCTCGCCGCCTACGTGGTCAACGAGCAGCTCGCCCAGCGCCTCGGCACCGAGACGCTCCTCGCCCGGATCCTCGAGGTCGGCCTCGCCGTCGCAGCGGGCGGCCTCGTCTACCTCGCCCTGTGCCGGCTCTTCCGCGTCGCCGAGCTCGACGAGGTGCTCGCTTTCGTCAAGCGCCGCCGCGCCCGCCGCCGCGCCTGA
- a CDS encoding DNA-3-methyladenine glycosylase — protein MSHEPLPRDFYDRDTVQVARDLLGCRIYRHVGERLYVARVVETEAYCGPHDLACHASKGLTPRTEPMYGPPGHAYVYFIYGLHHCLNVVTEGPGIGSAVLIRALEPIGGFAEATRTDGPARLTKALSIDRAQNKLDLTSGTDLWFAGPERPAGEISTGKRIGVDYAGEWAERPWRFWLHSPCVSVQPRRRRSAVLEGTPTRPTGGEGTRGL, from the coding sequence ATGAGCCACGAACCCCTCCCCAGAGACTTCTACGACCGTGACACCGTGCAGGTGGCCAGAGACCTGCTCGGCTGCAGGATCTACCGGCACGTGGGCGAAAGGCTCTACGTCGCCCGGGTGGTGGAGACCGAGGCCTATTGCGGCCCCCACGACCTCGCCTGCCACGCGTCGAAGGGACTGACGCCCAGGACCGAGCCGATGTACGGCCCGCCGGGGCACGCCTACGTCTATTTCATCTACGGCCTCCACCACTGCCTCAACGTGGTGACCGAAGGGCCGGGCATCGGCTCGGCGGTCCTCATCCGCGCCCTCGAGCCGATCGGGGGCTTCGCGGAAGCCACGAGGACCGACGGTCCGGCGCGGCTGACGAAGGCCCTGTCGATCGACAGGGCCCAGAACAAACTCGATCTCACCAGCGGCACCGACCTCTGGTTCGCCGGTCCGGAGCGGCCCGCCGGCGAGATCTCCACCGGAAAACGCATCGGCGTCGACTACGCCGGTGAATGGGCAGAGCGACCATGGCGGTTCTGGCTTCACAGTCCCTGCGTATCCGTCCAGCCTCGCCGGAGGCGGAGCGCCGTGCTAGAAGGCACCCCCACCCGGCCCACCGGAGGGGAGGGCACCCGAGGCCTATGA
- a CDS encoding phosphatase PAP2 family protein, giving the protein MRTLSPMGITRRKDHAPRRWWFWRTGLPGHLEFLPLKHGVPLLACTAIWLGTHFWRVRRPPMSVVWNEVDEHGAERVNDADRWARRTLKWNDTLRARHLSNVLAHGVVPGGTLSLAVLAGLKGGGGPFADVLVANEAMVYAGTLSQIAKLLFRRQRPFGRFAPQGSTAPARQPDDDNLSFFSSHTATTTAFAFAAAEIVTRRAVRTPLVLLMAIAAGATGYLRIASDRHYLTDVLTGYAVGAAVGTLTPRLLHPVRTPKRRLDRLRRRLLRWEAEHNPSWYPAALLPV; this is encoded by the coding sequence ATGCGCACCTTGAGCCCCATGGGGATCACGAGGCGCAAAGACCACGCACCCCGCCGCTGGTGGTTCTGGCGAACCGGCCTGCCGGGGCATCTCGAATTCCTGCCGCTGAAGCATGGCGTGCCCCTGCTCGCCTGCACGGCGATCTGGCTGGGCACCCACTTCTGGCGCGTCCGCCGGCCGCCGATGTCGGTGGTCTGGAACGAGGTCGACGAGCACGGCGCCGAGCGGGTGAACGACGCCGACCGCTGGGCCCGCCGCACCCTCAAGTGGAACGACACCCTCCGGGCCCGCCACCTCTCCAACGTGCTCGCCCACGGCGTGGTCCCGGGCGGGACCCTCTCCCTCGCCGTGCTCGCGGGCCTCAAGGGCGGCGGCGGCCCCTTCGCCGACGTGCTCGTCGCCAACGAGGCGATGGTCTACGCGGGCACCTTGAGCCAGATCGCCAAGCTCCTCTTCCGGCGCCAGCGCCCCTTCGGCCGCTTCGCGCCCCAGGGCTCCACCGCGCCCGCCCGCCAGCCGGACGACGACAACCTGAGCTTCTTCTCGAGCCACACGGCGACCACCACCGCCTTCGCCTTCGCCGCCGCGGAGATCGTCACCCGAAGGGCGGTGCGCACGCCGCTGGTGCTGCTCATGGCCATCGCTGCCGGCGCCACCGGCTACCTGCGCATTGCCTCGGACCGCCACTACCTCACCGACGTGCTCACCGGCTACGCGGTGGGCGCGGCGGTGGGCACGCTCACCCCGCGGCTCCTCCACCCGGTCCGCACGCCGAAGCGCAGGCTCGACCGGTTGCGCCGCCGCCTGCTGCGCTGGGAGGCGGAGCACAACCCGAGCTGGTACCCCGCCGCGCTCCTGCCGGTGTGA
- a CDS encoding response regulator: MVFRPATAPSKQERFGTDPRVLVALALFLPAIFIVDLEVPRGFSAWVLYLIPVGLAAFSRLPTVPLVTALVASACMVTDFYFSANSDVPLDKATINRSTGFVALWFVAGIGYLFARTRQALHRRDWLQTAQASLATRLQGGQAVGPLARNTLDFIGDYLDAPVAVLYVTDGAQGLERRATRGILPEDAAPAFFRLGEGLVGRAGAERQILPVRDGATDYRQIASGLGSMQPRELVLVPMAIDDELQLVVELGFVRPVEADDLELLERLRGNIAASMRAALDRTRLQELLVQSQRQAEEMQAQQEELRAANEELETHSRALKESQERLEQQHTELEQSNERLEAQRDELARARADQETKAAELERVNRYKSEFLANMSHELRTPLNSSLILARLLADNRRGNLSEEQVKYAETIYSAGNDLLALINDVLDLAKIEAGKLDLRPAHVPVQSLLRDLEASFAPVAAEKGLQLRIDATAAPAALLTDRLRLEQVLRNLLSNACKFTEAGSVSLTLRDEPDGRVSFAVRDTGIGIAADQQDVIFEAFRQADGTTSRKFGGTGLGLSISRDLAQRLGGELLLESAPGRGSCFTLVLPRELGLGEEPMPAAAAPAPAPALPPAAIPEPAPAAKEKDDRGRLQPGDRAVLIIEDDAVFAAVLQELARELQFATLVANAADTGLELARKFRPNAVLLDVGLPDHSGLAVLDRLKRDPETRHIPVHVLSVEDHTREALSMGAVGYMLKPVQREMLVEAFRRLESQFTERLRTVLVVEDDPRQCESVRSLLATAGVQTLAATCVAEAMAALRAQRFDCMVMDLRLPDGTGFDLLEGMMGELEGGFPPVIVYTGQELGVQEEERLRRYSSSIIIKGARSPERLLDEVTLFLHQVETRLPAQLQRMLSEARSRDAILEGRRILVVEDDIRNVFALSSILEPQGAKVEIARNGVEALAHLAKNEAVDLVLMDVMMPEMDGLQAMRAIRARPNLAKLPIIALTAKAMPDDHARCLEAGANDYVAKPIDVEKLLSLIRVWMPRRERV; encoded by the coding sequence ATGGTCTTCCGCCCCGCCACCGCGCCGTCGAAGCAGGAGCGCTTCGGGACCGATCCCCGCGTCCTCGTCGCCCTCGCCCTCTTCCTGCCGGCGATCTTCATCGTCGATCTCGAGGTGCCGCGCGGCTTCTCGGCCTGGGTCCTCTATCTGATCCCGGTGGGGCTCGCCGCCTTCAGCAGGCTGCCGACGGTGCCCCTCGTCACCGCCCTGGTCGCCTCTGCCTGCATGGTCACCGATTTCTACTTTTCGGCGAACTCGGACGTGCCGCTCGACAAGGCGACGATCAACCGCTCCACCGGCTTCGTCGCCCTCTGGTTCGTCGCCGGCATCGGCTACCTCTTCGCCCGCACGCGGCAGGCGCTCCACCGCCGCGACTGGCTGCAGACCGCGCAGGCCTCCCTCGCCACCCGCCTGCAGGGTGGCCAGGCGGTGGGGCCCCTCGCCCGCAACACCCTCGATTTCATCGGCGACTACCTCGACGCACCGGTGGCGGTGCTCTACGTCACCGACGGGGCCCAGGGCCTCGAGCGCAGGGCGACCCGCGGCATCCTCCCCGAGGATGCCGCCCCCGCCTTCTTCCGCCTCGGCGAGGGGCTCGTCGGCCGCGCCGGCGCGGAGCGGCAGATCCTCCCCGTGCGCGACGGCGCGACCGACTACCGGCAGATCGCCTCGGGCCTCGGATCGATGCAGCCCCGGGAGCTGGTCCTCGTGCCGATGGCGATCGACGACGAACTCCAGCTGGTGGTCGAGCTCGGCTTCGTCCGGCCGGTGGAAGCGGACGATCTCGAGCTGCTCGAGCGGCTGCGGGGCAATATCGCCGCGTCGATGCGGGCAGCCCTCGACCGGACGCGGCTGCAGGAGCTCCTCGTCCAGAGCCAGCGGCAGGCCGAGGAGATGCAGGCGCAGCAAGAGGAGCTCCGCGCCGCCAACGAGGAGCTCGAGACCCACTCCCGGGCCCTGAAGGAGTCGCAGGAGCGCCTCGAGCAGCAGCACACGGAGCTCGAGCAGAGCAACGAGCGCCTCGAGGCGCAGCGCGACGAGCTCGCCCGCGCCCGCGCCGATCAGGAGACCAAGGCGGCGGAGCTGGAGCGGGTGAACCGCTACAAATCCGAGTTCCTCGCCAACATGTCCCACGAGCTGCGCACGCCGCTCAACAGCTCGCTCATCCTCGCCCGGCTCCTCGCCGACAACCGGCGCGGCAACCTCAGCGAAGAGCAGGTGAAGTATGCCGAGACGATCTACAGCGCCGGCAACGACCTCCTCGCGCTGATCAACGACGTCCTCGACCTCGCCAAGATCGAGGCGGGCAAGCTCGATCTCCGCCCGGCCCACGTGCCGGTGCAGAGCCTCCTCCGCGATCTGGAAGCCAGCTTCGCGCCGGTCGCCGCCGAGAAGGGGCTGCAGCTGCGCATCGACGCCACCGCCGCCCCGGCTGCGTTGCTCACCGATCGCCTCCGGCTCGAGCAGGTCCTCCGCAACCTCCTCTCCAACGCCTGCAAATTCACCGAGGCCGGCTCCGTCTCGCTCACCCTTCGCGACGAGCCCGACGGCCGGGTCTCCTTCGCGGTGCGCGACACGGGGATTGGAATCGCCGCAGACCAGCAGGACGTCATCTTCGAGGCCTTCCGCCAGGCGGACGGCACCACCAGCAGGAAGTTCGGCGGCACCGGCCTCGGCCTCTCCATCTCCCGCGACCTCGCCCAGCGCCTCGGCGGCGAGCTCCTCCTCGAGAGCGCGCCGGGCAGGGGCAGTTGCTTCACCCTCGTGCTTCCCCGGGAGCTCGGGCTCGGCGAGGAGCCCATGCCTGCAGCGGCCGCCCCGGCTCCCGCCCCCGCGCTCCCGCCAGCAGCGATCCCCGAGCCGGCCCCGGCGGCAAAGGAGAAGGACGATCGCGGCAGGTTGCAGCCGGGCGATCGCGCGGTGCTGATCATCGAGGACGATGCCGTCTTCGCCGCCGTGCTCCAGGAACTCGCCCGGGAGCTGCAGTTCGCCACCCTGGTCGCCAACGCCGCGGACACGGGGCTCGAGCTGGCGCGGAAGTTCCGGCCCAACGCCGTGCTCCTCGACGTCGGCCTGCCCGATCACAGCGGCCTCGCCGTCCTCGACCGGCTCAAGCGCGACCCCGAGACCCGCCACATCCCGGTGCACGTCCTCTCCGTCGAGGATCACACCAGGGAGGCGCTCTCGATGGGCGCGGTGGGCTACATGCTCAAACCCGTCCAGCGCGAGATGCTCGTCGAGGCCTTCCGCCGCCTCGAGAGCCAGTTCACCGAGCGGCTCCGCACCGTGCTCGTGGTCGAGGACGATCCGCGTCAGTGCGAGAGCGTGCGCAGCCTCCTCGCCACCGCCGGGGTGCAGACCCTCGCCGCCACCTGCGTCGCCGAGGCGATGGCCGCCCTGCGGGCGCAGCGCTTCGACTGCATGGTGATGGATCTCCGCTTGCCGGACGGCACCGGCTTCGATCTGCTCGAGGGGATGATGGGCGAGCTGGAGGGCGGCTTCCCCCCGGTCATCGTCTACACCGGCCAGGAGCTGGGCGTGCAGGAGGAGGAGCGGCTCCGCCGCTATTCCAGCTCGATCATCATCAAGGGGGCCCGCTCCCCGGAGCGGCTCCTCGACGAGGTGACGCTCTTCCTCCACCAGGTGGAGACGCGCCTGCCGGCGCAGCTGCAGCGCATGCTCTCCGAGGCCCGGAGCCGCGACGCGATCCTCGAGGGCCGCCGCATCCTCGTGGTGGAGGACGACATCCGCAACGTCTTCGCCCTGAGCAGCATCCTCGAGCCGCAGGGCGCGAAGGTGGAGATCGCCCGCAACGGCGTCGAGGCCCTCGCCCACCTCGCGAAGAACGAGGCGGTCGACCTGGTGCTCATGGACGTGATGATGCCGGAGATGGACGGCCTGCAGGCGATGCGGGCGATCCGCGCGCGGCCCAACCTGGCGAAGCTGCCGATCATCGCCCTCACCGCCAAGGCGATGCCCGACGACCACGCACGCTGCCTCGAGGCAGGCGCCAACGACTACGTGGCCAAGCCGATCGACGTGGAGAAGCTCCTCTCGCTCATCCGGGTCTGGATGCCAAGGCGCGAGCGGGTCTGA
- a CDS encoding DUF1450 domain-containing protein yields the protein MADCAAVKAQLCKTNLMRLGGAAAKAILDACKGAGIEVERRDCLQRCPQCNVAAIAIVDGMPVGAATGEELAEQIASLTP from the coding sequence GTGGCAGACTGCGCCGCCGTGAAGGCCCAGCTCTGCAAGACCAACCTGATGCGCCTCGGTGGCGCCGCCGCCAAAGCGATCCTCGATGCCTGCAAGGGCGCCGGGATCGAGGTCGAGCGCCGCGACTGCCTCCAGCGCTGCCCCCAGTGCAACGTCGCCGCCATCGCCATCGTCGACGGCATGCCCGTCGGCGCCGCCACCGGCGAGGAGCTCGCCGAGCAGATCGCGAGCCTCACCCCTTGA
- a CDS encoding anti-sigma factor family protein: protein MSFHGVSCKHCVDLLVDYLEGQLAPEHEKALDDHFMACPPCLDFLDQYRASSRLCRRALETEIPQVMADKLDEFLSKHCK from the coding sequence ATGAGCTTCCACGGCGTCTCCTGCAAGCATTGCGTCGATCTCCTCGTCGACTACCTCGAGGGCCAGCTCGCCCCCGAGCACGAGAAGGCCCTGGACGACCACTTCATGGCCTGTCCGCCCTGTCTCGATTTCCTCGATCAGTACCGCGCCTCCTCCCGGCTCTGCCGCCGGGCGCTCGAGACCGAGATCCCGCAGGTGATGGCGGACAAGCTCGACGAGTTCCTCTCCAAGCACTGCAAGTGA